The Catenuloplanes niger genome includes a window with the following:
- a CDS encoding M23 family metallopeptidase, with product MRIRRIALAVALTATLTLLCCGGTVSAFFLGGLGGLDDNTMTLSAYGCGEGGPVSADGNLPAIGPYGKVQVRNAAVIINVGSKMNVPPRGWVVAVATAMQESRLSNLGFLGDRNDHDSLGLFQQRPSMGWGTPEQLQDPEYAATKFYEKLITVAGWEDMSLTAAAQAVQRSAYPDAYAKHEPIATQIVNLLANGAARAIGSGTDLRCAAAGEVAASGWTIPVKAMVGSGFRTPERPDHDGVDLIVGRGAPIWAASSGIVTIAACDNDASGRSCNVDGYPGKLGCGWFVEVQHAGNLMTRYCHMVERPSAKVGDVVNAGQVIGRVGSSGNSSGPHLHFEVHVNNDRSSSGAVNPVSFMKDQGASLDGGQ from the coding sequence CTGCGAATACGGCGTATCGCGCTGGCGGTCGCGCTCACGGCCACGCTGACGCTGCTGTGCTGCGGCGGCACGGTGAGCGCGTTCTTCCTCGGCGGGCTCGGCGGGCTCGACGACAACACGATGACCCTCAGCGCGTACGGCTGCGGCGAGGGCGGCCCGGTGAGCGCCGACGGCAACCTTCCGGCGATCGGACCGTACGGCAAGGTCCAGGTGCGGAACGCGGCGGTCATCATCAACGTGGGTTCGAAGATGAACGTGCCACCCCGCGGGTGGGTGGTCGCGGTGGCCACCGCCATGCAGGAGTCCCGGCTCTCCAACCTGGGGTTCCTGGGTGACCGGAACGACCACGACTCGCTCGGCCTCTTCCAGCAGCGGCCCAGCATGGGCTGGGGCACGCCGGAACAACTGCAGGACCCGGAGTACGCGGCCACGAAGTTCTACGAGAAACTGATCACCGTGGCGGGCTGGGAGGACATGTCGCTCACCGCGGCGGCGCAGGCGGTGCAACGCAGCGCTTACCCGGACGCGTACGCGAAGCACGAGCCGATCGCCACGCAGATCGTCAACCTGCTGGCGAACGGCGCGGCCCGGGCGATCGGGAGCGGCACGGACCTGCGGTGCGCGGCCGCCGGCGAGGTCGCGGCGTCCGGTTGGACGATCCCGGTCAAGGCGATGGTCGGGTCCGGCTTCCGCACGCCGGAGCGACCGGACCACGACGGAGTCGACCTGATCGTCGGCAGGGGCGCGCCGATCTGGGCCGCGTCCAGCGGCATCGTCACGATCGCGGCCTGCGACAACGACGCGTCCGGTCGCAGTTGCAACGTGGACGGGTACCCGGGCAAGCTCGGCTGCGGCTGGTTCGTCGAGGTCCAGCACGCCGGCAACCTGATGACCCGGTACTGCCACATGGTCGAACGACCGTCCGCGAAGGTGGGCGACGTGGTCAACGCCGGCCAGGTCATCGGGCGGGTCGGGTCCAGCGGCAACTCGTCCGGCCCGCACCTGCACTTCGAGGTGCACGTCAACAACGACCGCTCGTCGTCCGGCGCGGTCAATCCGGTGTCGTTCATGAAGGACCAGGGCGCGTCGCTGGACGGTGGCCAGTGA
- a CDS encoding MFS transporter yields MRQTAGRISSVLLALLVLAMGTISWPFTSPAEASPRPATALAAADLCTTEEWQLDFRSCVDGLADVGQQRAQCLNAPNSDAPDSGLAGWFASRPESSKQVGPGGLYSHYGYAGYNYTTYDLDGGCMSTLVAPEFKFETTVANGEFMVATAIIGASNALRERAWDPDTMWGWADPLVDQATRAVYEKVFSVFGIVTLCIVGIYLLWRSQQSDMSNAMTTAGWALLVMVGVTALAAWPVKSANIADSTLITSLGVVHNAIGPAKDDIPPDKCAMPNPDACVDKRPPAVRSSDTVTEAMLYRNWLRGVLGSAESETAKKYGEALYDARALRWEESEKIRENPATRDATIEAKKRQWMKIAEQIKTENPEAYEYLQGKKGMERIGAGFIAMLAATLFALFDITAAILVLLGFLIFRWAVIAAPILGTVGLLRPAGEGLRRLANAVVAAVFNIAIFGTGAAIYLFAVDLIMSTATLPGWLQVVLVFLCGVVGWMLLRPYRRITQLGGKNNAAADSWSRRIFRDLREASRIGADENDDRGSRSIKQRDVTVEQINVRPEARLEDPVHASPRAETTDAPQVRSRPDGAEHVTDAEPAVGAGGGSGGAGGGSSTPRRTRQPAQWTEPDVADAPSSYAIYRPDTGQTTTAPQTPRVRAEAR; encoded by the coding sequence ATGAGGCAGACCGCCGGCCGAATCAGCTCAGTGCTGCTCGCACTGCTGGTGCTGGCCATGGGAACAATCAGCTGGCCCTTCACCTCCCCAGCGGAAGCTTCGCCTAGACCCGCAACGGCGCTAGCTGCAGCCGATCTCTGCACTACCGAAGAATGGCAGCTGGATTTCAGGTCTTGCGTCGACGGCCTGGCCGATGTCGGCCAACAAAGAGCACAATGCCTAAATGCGCCCAATTCTGACGCACCGGATTCCGGCTTAGCCGGGTGGTTTGCCAGCCGACCAGAATCATCGAAACAGGTTGGCCCTGGCGGACTATATAGCCATTATGGCTATGCCGGCTACAACTACACAACATATGACCTAGACGGTGGATGCATGTCCACCTTAGTTGCGCCAGAGTTCAAGTTTGAGACCACCGTCGCCAACGGCGAGTTCATGGTTGCGACCGCGATCATTGGAGCTTCGAATGCACTTCGCGAGCGGGCCTGGGATCCGGACACGATGTGGGGATGGGCAGACCCGCTAGTCGACCAGGCAACTCGTGCTGTTTATGAAAAGGTCTTCAGCGTCTTCGGGATCGTGACGCTGTGTATCGTCGGAATCTACCTTCTTTGGCGGTCACAGCAGTCCGACATGAGCAACGCAATGACAACAGCCGGATGGGCACTGCTCGTCATGGTCGGAGTTACAGCGCTAGCCGCCTGGCCGGTCAAGTCGGCGAATATCGCCGACTCAACACTCATCACATCTCTTGGCGTTGTTCACAACGCTATCGGCCCCGCGAAAGATGACATTCCACCAGACAAGTGCGCCATGCCCAACCCCGATGCTTGCGTAGACAAGCGGCCACCGGCAGTCCGGTCGAGCGATACAGTCACCGAGGCGATGCTCTATCGGAATTGGCTCCGAGGAGTTCTTGGATCAGCGGAATCCGAGACAGCCAAGAAGTATGGTGAGGCACTATACGACGCTCGAGCCCTCCGGTGGGAAGAGTCGGAGAAGATTCGCGAAAATCCAGCCACACGCGACGCGACGATTGAAGCCAAAAAGCGCCAGTGGATGAAAATCGCCGAACAGATCAAAACCGAAAACCCTGAGGCATACGAATATCTTCAGGGAAAGAAGGGAATGGAGCGCATCGGGGCCGGCTTCATTGCAATGCTAGCGGCCACCCTGTTTGCACTATTCGACATCACGGCGGCGATCCTGGTTCTGCTCGGCTTCCTCATCTTCCGCTGGGCTGTCATCGCGGCGCCCATCTTGGGCACTGTTGGACTCTTGCGGCCCGCCGGTGAGGGATTGCGGCGACTTGCGAACGCGGTGGTGGCGGCTGTGTTCAACATTGCCATCTTCGGCACGGGCGCTGCGATCTATCTGTTTGCGGTTGACCTCATCATGAGCACCGCCACGTTGCCCGGCTGGCTGCAGGTCGTGCTGGTCTTTCTCTGTGGCGTGGTGGGATGGATGCTGTTGCGCCCGTACCGCCGGATCACGCAGTTGGGTGGGAAGAACAATGCGGCGGCCGACTCGTGGTCGCGGCGGATCTTCCGTGATCTGCGTGAGGCGTCGCGGATCGGTGCCGACGAGAACGACGATCGGGGCAGCCGGAGCATCAAGCAGCGTGACGTGACGGTGGAGCAGATCAACGTACGGCCGGAAGCGCGGTTGGAGGATCCGGTGCACGCGTCTCCGCGCGCGGAGACGACGGACGCGCCGCAGGTACGTTCCCGTCCGGACGGTGCCGAGCACGTGACCGATGCCGAGCCGGCCGTGGGCGCCGGTGGTGGCAGCGGCGGTGCGGGCGGCGGAAGCTCCACACCGCGGCGGACCCGCCAGCCGGCGCAGTGGACGGAACCGGACGTGGCCGACGCGCCCTCGTCGTACGCGATCTATCGTCCGGACACCGGCCAGACCACCACCGCGCCGCAGACGCCGCGGGTGCGTGCCGAGGCGAGGTGA